A DNA window from Micromonas commoda chromosome 17, complete sequence contains the following coding sequences:
- a CDS encoding hypothetical protein (expressed; putative uncharacterized protein), with the protein MVETSHDRHGIYQRRHFFIVLCVVFTGAVCTQHFFLRALANLRPTRHSHKLLPAELQNVSGPDDTEEFSRDVTCIEPGLPRGAFHVVIAGWDFVEHFADHYLWDLGLTNALFVLYRRTRPELPPRIWKGPCGMRGQEIVMLPNRGLEASAFYDYLIKHFDNPPLGLAFLHGHAAISWHTSCESVLSRVFLYYNKVHDADEMDIPNMLTLTSKSDGRNMKPFEWFGGRKLLDGKLASSNAKRIETLNLCKAILSDISTRGNNITQFVGSAVHRPETHSCCASFVLKGAQFGQIELRVLQNLKALMMGTDVEQKVAATHCFEFIVYAMYGDDSTSVARTWYLQAEAILPKIKQTTAFVKCSRERAGHIS; encoded by the coding sequence ATGGTAGAGACTTCGCACGACAGGCACGGAATATACCAAAGACGTCACTTTTTTATCGTGCTTTGCGTCGTTTTTACAGGCGCGGTTTGCACACAGCACTTTTTTCTCCGTGCGTTAGCCAACTTGCGTCCGACTCGCCATTCCCACAAACTCTTGCCCGCCGAGCTTCAAAATGTCAGCGGCCCAGATGACACAGAAGAGTTCTCGCGCGATGTGACTTGCATAGAACCTGGTCTTCCTCGAGGTGCTTTCCATGTCGTCATCGCTGGTTGGGATTTCGTGGAACATTTTGCCGACCACTACCTTTGGGATCTAGGTTTGACCAACGCACTTTTCGTCCTGTACCGACGCACAAGGCCAGAATTGCCACCCAGGATTTGGAAGGGGCCATGCGGTATGAGAGGTCAAGAGATCGTGATGCTGCCAAATCGGGGCTTGGAAGCTTCCGCTTTTTACGACTACTTGATAAAACATTTTGATAATCCTCCTCTGGGTTTAGCTTTCTTACACGGTCACGCCGCTATCAGTTGGCACACCTCTTGCGAGTCGGTGCTTTCGAGAGTTTTTTTATACTACAACAAGGTCCATGATGCAGATGAGATGGACATCCCAAACATGTTAACGTTAACGAGCAAATCAGATGGTAGGAATATGAAACCATTCGAATGGTTCGGAGGGAGAAAGCTTCTAGACGGCAAGCTGGCATCTTCAAATGCAAAGCGCATCGAAACATTAAATTTGTGCAAAGCCATCCTTAGTGATATTTCCACAAGGGGGAATAACATTACGCAATTTGTAGGTTCCGCTGTGCACCGACCAGAAACGCACTCCTGCTGTGCAAGTTTTGTGCTGAAAGGTGCTCAATTTGGCCAGATAGAACTGCGGGTCCTGCAAAACCTGAAAGCCCTAATGATGGGCACAGATGTAGAACAGAAGGTAGCCGCCACCCACTGTTTTGAGTTCATCGTTTATGCGATGTATGGGGACGATTCAACCTCAGTGGCTCGAACTTGGTATTTGCAAGCAGAAGCTATCTTGCCGAAGATCAAGCAAACCACAGCTTTTGTCAAGTGCTCGAGAGAACGTGCTGGACACATAAGTTAA
- a CDS encoding predicted protein: MNAESIAEYVTKLGTENRESREKIEQLTKLLMQANDERVDALEELNGFRDKKR, from the coding sequence ATGAATGCCGAATCCATCGCCGAATACGTCACCAAACTCGGGACCGAGAATCGAGAGTCTCGGGAAAAAATCGAGCAACTCACGAAGCTCCTCATGCAGGCGAAcgatgaacgcgtcgacgccctcgaggaaTTGAACGGGTTCCGCGACAAGAAGCGATAG
- a CDS encoding predicted protein has protein sequence MSNRGTRAPPGALLELGATFDSFFYILGQLTRSPTKLSSRFLFTPLPSSNRASRGAKR, from the coding sequence ATGTCCAATCGTGGCACCCGAGCGCCTCCGGGGGCATTACTCGAGCTAGGCGCAACCTTCGACAGCTTCTTTTACATCCTCGGGCAACTAACGAGGAGCCCGACAAAGTTGTCGAGCCGATTTTTATTCACCCCCTTGCCATCGAGCAatcgcgcctcccgcggggCCAAACGATGA